A genomic stretch from Plasmodium reichenowi strain SY57 chromosome 4, whole genome shotgun sequence includes:
- a CDS encoding zinc finger protein, putative — MVINNIIDEENEKSIHTEIKCLKRKNEKKKITKLNCDITNSNNKEFFYNNENKKFQKKNHLLLYKEHVINHQNNVKCINMENNVSNNDLYIPDQDNWVQCDLCEKWRRLPQNINMENLPKVWYCKLNNDVRYNSCDIQEEVVVPYNYDVNKITDKNTISFNNNNNNNNNDFIKNDCSYNIINPHNITNCNNSNNNNNTVSLNTDTLLYKDTNLSQQNVKDSIYYINNENKNIICNTQHNPISNNNLHFPLRNESVSSFCHIKEVLTHNKDNKQNNNENILTNEIKKEENKEKKKQTKKNKQMLHNEEGEQIIHNDDLHSLSREKKKNKDTYENMKYKNIIKKNIKKESINNPIIYDLKQTPNTHQNNNSNNNNNISHDNNGYNNSQDVYKNDSLVKKTKNDKNSNQDNAPEIDDNECENLPERPNSHFHNINLQKRNCKTKKRKTNNCLFKKYNSDGDLYEKSQKSLKQFNKTIMSDTDMNSKDNVKKFKNFFNKKNMNKSGPFYSYMHFIVNSNLKQKKKKEECPLLNEKKNKKKIKENENKNETGKEEEQKNEDENENTNGIMNNAHNMDTEKRNVKSGKKKKKESTTFVINNMYTKTNNEEEQKVDDIKNLEALHMDQMKNIKRKKSQTNNKNKESIKMKNEKDNGKNNNDEMVNYVEYNTNSLKYNNNSNDDNNNHYNNDNNNDNNNDYNNDYNNDNNSNGQMNYLYEDIHMTDSQIIKQNNMNMSGSFSNLKKKKSSDILLNNSIINNVDNTIHTNNVPINNTVPVVVNWVQCELCKKWRKIDAHINISLLPEKWYCSLNFWNAYNNCDMEEEIYVEETVNLETLQHVKNNENLKSIQNVHNKSNTNQQKNGGMGSQNNLKIQKKVKSGKNSVATNYMNNMNISTKHAVEKSKNDCKHRVNKKSNKHSMMINENKYELDEKDIKIFNELNKKYSKIDILNIIFNNLQNDNDEIKRNDLINEFFTSSDTLPLNQNNDCGGNKLTLDELLSTPISENYLSHINYDMNNKNISNNNINNSCNDEDKEVTYDEKNVMNNDNEMFYRNILSSSWASHNNNGLLQSLDGMLKKNCFSNENYNILNEKNETHDQNGKYIFHPNINTNNINNNNINNNNINNNNINNNNTNNINSNNNIYGNNNIYSNNNIYSNNNIYSNNNPCYMDLLKNSKFKYFLNYENIHKMFDTLPKYNYTASDEDNKNISNHINLKYKNLFYNNSRACVKNDITNSLRRRYYSCSRFDKGIYNDHHIDEENRQRNYLSDSVLKIRKYKKKLIHVKREYIFKINKLKKLLHSEVDDNINEDDKNQTIYEKENNISECIKNCSTDIFPDIENKVGEEREFYSFDECILQNDPFKYVNYISKLNTCIDTYNTDDHKIMDTVNNVFNEKNLINDDKLLNHQNGDNIYHELFNKIKSEDYKGNVINEQLKEIIPKESNSCQHENINIMGERNNNIDEKINIMGEQNNNIDEKINIMGEQNNNIDEKINIMDEQNNNIDEKINIMDEQNNIIDEQNNIINEQNNIIDEQNNNIVNNTYDDMNTFFDNFHFEKDNNENLYDDNIINNDNNDSEISNNLLYKKNYELFENSLKMFILNDEMFHNINNNNNNNNNYYYYNNFHYNYGYCGDDEYPINFNHDKNEVVNLKYDNYLNKSNIYEGNNISNKEENTNYLSKSMGHMNSFFTSSCILETLNNYYINNILRDDQPNNNFINNSMSTKDEIKKRNKSVFLKSEDNKLSMDDYIKIRKYLSFLNMDDMSYQHNMGSDQNDQYDQNDQNYQNYEYHEKDEEYDENYTYDENNKANYSADFNNNMYDDKHPSYNFNKDFSLLNNVTLTNFAPLDKSLSGLQESNVKEKTRNSYSNSNNKKEKHIYLDEKNNKKNIKLNNPKKSFLKGGVLLNRSDSFIKKGTKNVLYNNKNNKIENFVNNVYELDTVSSVLPREASFNLNNKKDNRERKKDKKDKEKEDVIIIKDTKNMEEENEYISFNVCYDDSINNIKELIKNRSSHQKNSVDMYNGKLILSNNNINGNNNNNNSNNNSNNNSNNNSNNNNNNSNNNNSNKSNSNNIYSHSNKINHNNNALGNNVKNKTHIYEPPSSSCVKEDNDNNNQIKITILNTNKLKKHILSSRVIMYSKGASLVYNVDEINKNSIYFYNNEEEVYLTKGKQKHDDINKDQHNEIESNNIYINYANNINFNEKDEYHKNNDDKNSTYDDNTTEGGKTKKIGTSVFNYDYKKMIHEISLFNSNIKKQIPHIKYKFKKYIDTPPEKKKVSTKKINQRCQKNEKRKMSSRIINSPQFNANDCNINNILNDHIHNDTIKNNITNKEQEKHILNNIKKKIEKRSNDQHVNNINRNNTDDNYADIIKKVEQNIGVSKNKNKNKQVICKNVIKKENDDHVVDVNNDDTVADKNITIEKNEKFLKKKNSSSKYRIHNNNKEKEEKVEKEKKEEKVEKEKKEENKLNDNLSETYHVNNTHQLFNTPKFNTKKDMSNNEQVHDEYKNNTNNKKKKTLLKNMDNKKNNLSEIKDVHKEIKKKDISHIKDKNKKRTLKNNNDVNKDDQYDDDNKNKDDQCDDDNKNKDDQYDDDNKNKDDQYDDDNKNKDDQYDDNKNKDDQYDDDNKNKDDQYDDDNKNKDDQYDDDNKNKDDHNDDDNKNKDDHDDNNNNSDHVIYKASSQLKKRKTYQEEDGKKNDDADYDEGLFYDSVISHKLPNSSSKKYKRDNRNFEDDNKENDLNYALNVNNEHTEENYKTQAIHNNNNNNNNNNNNNNCYDDEKENKDDNDFDEKTSLNKSFVKELECLNQKEGERKNSMNESKDMDIIQEEKVKHADASKNNDNNSELNNSELNNSELNNSDYSYKYDKERESIQSIMAQRKKYDNDDELMSHKDIQDEYYYEKRKMGSASHKRKVFYHGIHKENLLKGENEFIGNKDRRSSLEEAKDEERYMKQRYDFKCDGSSKYGGSSKYYDSIHDGSKYYDSVHDNNSMYNNINNISSKNKKKNINDKNYNSMYDTCNNSINFEKDHDDNSSVSSKMYYLLKDKEKKKKSTEDPNSQNDHMYTSNTYKNNKYDHHSYHYEKKYHEEKIRRKDNKGFEGDSKRCSELNKNQEHTYNTVQKRNNQDYNKIHYDKYDKCDKYEKYGKYDKYGKYEKYGKYDKYEKYDRYNKYYKYNYNDENKKRSFMVGDNTYKNPRNSFHDEEKYSHYEKNTIHDSNARIYERRKTSIFSNKYEKPYYKKSVDEKDKDDYHIYNNDRYVDKYVDKYDDKYDDKYDDKYDDKYDTYDDKYVDKYNYNEENESHRDEEFYYKKNKDQYEREHKYVHHHNNYNPYKKEKYHIYTNKKLINKNYYSYRNSQDKVDIQNKNEYINNNIKYSKRKDSDFFKKNYRNSYKHHPYDYKYNQETNNKYQGPHKRKSHLFTND; from the coding sequence atggtaataaataatattatcgatgaagaaaatgaaaaatcAATACATACAGAAATTAAATgtttaaaaagaaagaatgaaaaaaaaaaaattaccAAACTAAATTGTGATATAAcaaattcaaataataaagaatttttttataataatgaaaataaaaaatttcaaaagaagaatcatttgttattatataaggAACATGTAATAAACCATCAAAATAATgttaaatgtataaatatggAGAACAACGTAAGTaataatgatttatatattccaGATCAAGATAACTGGGTACAATGTGATTTGTGTGAAAAATGGAGACGCTTACcacaaaatataaatatggaAAACTTACCAAAAGTATGGTACTGTAAATTAAATAACGATGTAAGATATAATTCTTGTGATATACAAGAAGAAGTAGTTGTtccatataattatgatgtaaataaaattactgataaaaatacaatctcttttaataataacaataataacaataacaatgattttataaaaaatgattgttcttacaatattattaatcctcataatattacaaattgtaataatagtaataacaataataatactgTTTCCCTTAATACAGATACCTTATTATATAAGGATACTAATTTATCACAACAAAATGTTAAAGATtctatttattatataaataatgaaaataaaaatattatatgcaATACACAGCATAATCCCATctctaataataatttacatTTTCCCTTAAGAAATGAATCAGTTTCATCCTTTTGTCATATAAAGGAGGTGCTTACACATAATAAAGAcaataaacaaaataataatgagaACATTTTAACAAAcgaaattaaaaaagaagaaaacaaggaaaagaaaaaacaaaccaaaaaaaataagcAAATGTTGCATAATGAAGAAGGTGAGCAAATTATACACAATGATGATTTGCATTCACTAAGCagagaaaaaaagaaaaataaagatacctatgaaaatatgaaatataaaaatatcataaaaaaaaatataaaaaaggaaagtataaataatcCTATTATTTATGATTTAAAGCAAACTCCCAATACACACCAAAATAAcaatagtaataataataataatattagtcatgataataatggttataataattcacAAGACGTGTACAAAAATGATTCCCTTGTgaaaaaaacaaagaaCGATAAAAATTCAAACCAAGATAATGCACCAGAAATTGATGATAACGAATGTGAAAATTTACCTGAACGACCAAACAGCcattttcataatataaatttgcaaaaaagaaattgtaaaacgaaaaaaagaaaaacgAATAATTGtttattcaaaaaatataatagtGATGGAGATTTGTATGAAAAATCACAAAAAAGTTTAAAACAATTTAATAAAACTATTATGAGTGATACAGATATGAATTCAAAGGATAATGTTAAAAAGTtcaaaaatttttttaataaaaaaaatatgaacaagTCAGGTCCTTTTTATTCGTACATGCATTTTATCGTTAATTCCaatttaaaacaaaaaaaaaaaaaagaggaGTGTCCTTTGCTgaatgagaaaaaaaataaaaagaaaataaaggAAAATGAGAACAAAAATGAAACTGGGAAAGAAGAGGAACAGAAAAACGAagatgaaaatgaaaacaCAAATGGAATTATGAATAATGCCCACAATATGGACACGGAAAAACGTAATGTGAAAAGTggtaaaaaaaagaaaaaagaaagtaCGACATTTGtgataaataatatgtatactAAAACTAATAATGAGGAAGAACAGAAAGTGGATGACATTAAAAATTTGGAGGCATTACACATGGATCAAATGAAAAACATCAAGAGGAAAAAGAGccaaacaaataataaaaataaagaaagtataaaaatgaaaaatgaaaaggataatgggaaaaataataatgatgaaatgGTTAATTATGTGGAGTATAATACAAATAgtttaaaatataacaacaatagtaatgatgataataataatcattacaataatgataataataatgataataataatgattacAATAATGATTacaataatgataataattcaaatggacaaatgaattatttatatgaagaTATTCATATGACAGATAGCCAAATAATcaaacaaaataatatgaacatgTCAGGAAGTTTTtcaaatttaaaaaaaaaaaaaagttctgatatattattaaataatagtataattaataatgtGGATAATACCATCCATACAAATAATGTACCTATTAATAATACTGTTCCCGTTGTAGTTAACTGGGTACAGTGTGAATTATGTAAGAAGTGGAGAAAAATTGATGctcatattaatataagTTTATTACCAGAAAAATGGTATTGTTCTTTAAATTTTTGGAATGCTTATAATAATTGTGATATGgaagaagaaatatatgttGAAGAAACCGTTAATTTGGAAACACTTCAacatgtaaaaaataatgagaatttaaaaagcatacaaaatgtacataataaaagtaaCACAAATCAACAAAAGAATGGAGGAATGGGTTCACAAAATAATTTgaaaattcaaaaaaaagtaaaaagCGGAAAAAATAGTGTAGCAACAAATTacatgaataatatgaatatttcTACAAAACATGCTGTagaaaaatcaaaaaatgATTGTAAGCATAGGgttaataaaaaatcaaataaGCATAGTATGATgattaatgaaaataaatatgaacTGGATGAAAAGgatattaaaatatttaatgaattaaataagaaatattctaaaatagatattttaaatataatattcaatAATTTGCAgaatgataatgatgaaataaaaagaaatgatttaataaatgaattttttaCAAGTTCAGATACTTTACCattaaatcaaaataatgaCTGTGGTGGTAATAAATTAACATTAGATGAATTATTGAGTACTCCAATAAgtgaaaattatttatcacatataaattatgatatgaataataagaatatatctaataataatataaataattcatgtaatgatgaagataaaGAAGTAACGTATGATGAGAAGAATGTTAtgaataatgataatgagATGTTTTACAGAAATATTCTTTCATCTTCATGGGCATCTCATAATAACAATGGATTATTACAGTCGTTAGATGgtatgttaaaaaaaaattgtttttcaaatgaaaattataatatattaaatgaaaagaatGAAACGCATGATCAAAATGGAAAGTATATATTCCATCctaatataaatacaaataatataaataataataatataaataataataatataaataataataatataaataataataatacaaataatattaatagtaataataatatttatggtaataataatatttatagtaataataatatttatagtaataataatatttatagtaataataatccGTGTTATATGGATTTATTAAAGAATAgtaaatttaaatattttttgaattatgaaaatattcataaaatgTTTGATACTTTGCCTAAATATAACTATACAGCTTCtgatgaagataataaaaatatatcaaatcatattaatttaaaatataaaaatttattttacaaTAATTCACGAGCATGTGTTAAGAACGATATCACAAATTCTTTGAGAAGAAGATATTATTCATGCAGTCGTTTTGATAaaggtatatataatgacCATCATATTGATGAGGAGAACAGGCaaagaaattatttatcAGATAgtgttttaaaaataagaaagtacaaaaaaaaattaattcaTGTTAAACgtgaatatatatttaagataaacaaattgaaaaaattattacataGTGAAGTggatgataatataaatgagGACGATAAAAATCAAACCatttatgaaaaagaaaataatataagtgagtgtataaaaaattgtagTACAGACATTTTTCCAGATATTGAAAATAAGGTAGGTGAAGAAAGAGAATTTTATTCATTCGATGAATGCATACTTCAAAATGATCCGtttaaatatgtaaattatataaGCAAGTTAAATACATGTATAGATACATATAATACAGATGATCATAAAATTATGGATACTGTTAATAATGTGTTCAATGAAAAGAATCtaataaatgatgataagTTGTTAAATCATCAAAATGGAGATAATATTTACCATGAATtatttaacaaaataaaaagtgAAGACTATAAAGGTAATGTAATAAATGAACAGCTAAAGGAAATAATTCCCAAGGAATCAAATTCATGTCAacatgaaaatataaatattatggGCGAACGAAATAACAATATTGacgaaaaaataaatattatgggcgaacaaaataacaatattgatgaaaaaataaatattatgggcgaacaaaataacaatattgacgaaaaaataaatattatggacgaacaaaataacaatattgacgaaaaaataaatattatggACGAACAAAATAACATTATTGACGAACAAAATAACATTATTAACGAACAAAATAACATTATTGACGAAcaaaataacaatattgttaataatacataCGACGATATGAACACATTTTTTGATAACTTCCATTttgaaaaagataataatgaaaatttatatgatgataatataataaacaatgataataatgacaGTGAAATTtctaataatttattatataaaaagaattatgAACTGTTTGAAAATAGCTTGaaaatgtttattttgAATGATGAAATgtttcataatataaataacaataataataataataataattattattattataataattttcattataattatggTTATTGTGGAGATGATGAATACCCAATAAACTTTAATcatgataaaaatgaagtggttaatttaaaatatgataactatttaaataaaagtaatatttatgaaggaaataatatatccaacaaagaagaaaatacaAACTATCTAAGCAAATCTATGGGACATATGAATTCGTTTTTTACTTCGTCATGTATATTAGAAACAttgaataattattatataaataatattttaaggGATGATCAACCAAATaacaattttataaataatagtatGAGTACAAAagatgaaataaaaaaaaggaacaaatctgtatttttaaaaagtgaagataataaattaagtatggatgattatattaaaataagGAAATATTTAAGTTTTTTAAACATGGATGATATGTCTTACCAACACAATATGGGTAGTGATCAAAATGATCAATATGATCAAAATGATCAAaattatcaaaattatgaatatcATGAAAAGGATGAGGAGTatgatgaaaattatacatatgatGAAAACAATAAGGCTAATTATAGCGCTGAttttaataacaatatGTATGATGATAAACATCCAAGTTACAATTTTAACAAGGATTTCTCTTTATTAAACAATGTAACACTTACAAATTTTGCTCCTCTTGACAAATCATTGAGTGGTCTTCAAGAATCAAACgtgaaagaaaaaacaagAAATAGTTATAGCAATTCaaataacaaaaaagagaaacatatttatcttgatgaaaaaaataataaaaaaaatataaaattgaaTAACCCTAAAAAGTCGTTTTTAAAAGGTGGTGTTTTATTAAATAGAAGTGATAGTTTCATAAAGAAAGGTACAAAAAATgttttgtataataataaaaataataaaatagaaaacTTTGTTAATAATGTTTATGAACTTGATACTGTAAGTAGTGTATTACCAAGGGAAGcttcatttaatttaaataataagaagGATAACAgggaaagaaaaaaagataagaaagataaagaaaaagaagatgtaataataataaaagatacAAAAAACATggaagaagaaaatgaatatatatcttttaatgTATGTTATGATGatagtataaataatattaaagaattaattaaaaatagaaGTAGTCACCAAAAAAATAGTGTTGATATGTACAATGGGAAATTGATCttatcaaataataatattaatggtaataataataataataatagtaataataatagtaataataatagtaataataatagtaataataataataataatagtaataataataatagtaataaaagtaatagtaataatatttatagccatagtaataaaattaatcataataataacgCTCTTGGTAACAACGTGAAAAACAAGACTCATATTTATGAACCACCATCTTCATCATGTGTCAAAGaagataatgataataataatcaaattaaaataacaatattaaaTACAAACAAATTGAAAAAGCATATCTTAAGTAGTAGAGTGATTATGTACTCCAAAGGAGCTTCCTTAGTATATAATGTggatgaaataaataaaaatagtatttatttctataataatgaagaagaagTTTATTTAACGAAAGGAAAACAAAAAcatgatgatataaataaagatcAACATAATGAAATAgaaagtaataatatatatattaattatgcaaataatattaattttaatgaaaaggatgagtatcataaaaataacgatgataaaaatagtacttatgatgataatacCACTGAAGGAGGGAAAACGAAAAAAATTGGTACCTCCGTTTTtaattatgattataaaaaaatgatcCATGAAATAAGTCTCTTCAAtagtaatattaaaaaacaaataccacatataaaatataagttcaagaaatatattgataCACCTCcagagaaaaaaaaagtctccacgaaaaaaataaatcaacGATGTCAAAAAAAcgaaaaaagaaaaatgtcTTCAAGAATCATAAATAGTCCCCAATTTAACGCAAATGattgtaatataaataatatattgaatGATCACATACATAATGATActataaagaataatattacGAATAAGGAACAAGAGAAACATATCctaaataatataaaaaaaaaaattgaaaaacGTTCAAATGACCAGCATGTCAATAACATAAATAGGAATAATACGGATGATAATTACGctgatattataaaaaaggtTGAACAAAATATTGGTGTAtccaaaaataaaaataaaaataaacaagtcatatgtaaaaatgttataaaaaaggaaaatgaCGATCATGTTGTGGATGTTAACAATGATGATACGGTTGctgataaaaatataactattgaaaaaaatgaaaaattcttaaaaaaaaaaaatagcAGTTCAAAATATAGgatacataataataacaaagaaaaggaagaaaaggtagaaaaggaaaaaaaggaagaaaaggtagaaaaggaaaaaaaggaagaaaacaaattaaatgataatttaaGTGAAACTTACCATGTTAATAATACACATCAACTTTTTAACACTCCAAAGtttaatacaaaaaaagaTATGTCGAATAATGAACAAGTTCatgatgaatataaaaataatacaaataacaaaaaaaaaaaaacgttattaaaaaatatggacaacaaaaaaaataacttGTCAGAAATAAAGGATGTACAtaaggaaataaaaaagaaagatatatcacatataaaggataaaaataaaaaacgtactcttaaaaataacaatgatgttaataaagatgatcaatatgatgatgataataaaaataaagatgatCAATGTGATGAcgataataaaaataaagatgatcaatatgatgatgataataaaaataaagatgatcaatatgatgatgataataaaaataaagatgatcaatatgatgataataaaaataaagatgatcaatatgatgatgataataaaaataaagatgatCAATATGATGAcgataataaaaataaagatgatcaatatgatgatgataataaaaataaagatgatcataatgatgatgataataaaaacaaagatgatcatgatgataataacaataatagTGATCATGTGATATATAAGGCTTCTTCCCAACtcaaaaaaagaaaaacgTACCAAGAAGAAgatggaaaaaaaaatgatgatgcTGATTATGATGAAGGTCTTTTTTATGACAGTGTTATTTCTCATAAGTTACCAAATTCATCAtccaaaaaatataaaaggGATAACCGCAATTTTgaagatgataataagGAAAACGATCTAAATTATGCACTTAATGTTAACAACGAACATACtgaagaaaattataaaactCAAGCcattcataataataataataataataataataataataataataataattgttaTGACGACGAAAAGGAAAACAAAGACGATAATGATTTTGATGAAAAAACAAGTTTGAATAAATCTTTTGTTAAAGAATTGGAATGCTTAAATCAAAAAGAAGGGGAACGAAAAAATAGCATGAACGAATCAAAGGATATGGATATTATTCAAGAGGAGAAGGTGAAACATGCTGACGcttcaaaaaataatgacaaTAATAGTGAGCTCAATAATAGTGAGCTCAACAATAGTGAGCTCAACAATAGTgattattcatataaatatgataagGAAAGAGAAAGTATACAAAGTATTATGGcacaaagaaaaaaatatgataatgatgatgaacTTATGTCACATAAAGACATACAAGATGAATACtattatgaaaaaaggaaaatgGGTAGTGCTAGCCATAAAAGGAAAGTATTTTATCATGGTATACATAAGGAAAATTTGCTTAAAGGGGAAAATGAATTTATTGGAAATAAGGATAGGAGAAGTAGTTTAGAAGAAGCAAAAGATGAGGAGAGATATATGAAACAAAGATATGATTTTAAATGTGATGGTAGTAGCAAGTATGGAGGTAGTAGTAAATATTACGATAGTATTCATGATGGTAGTAAATATTATGACAGTGTGCATGATAACAATAGTATgtataacaatataaataatatatcgagtaaaaacaaaaaaaaaaatataaatgataaaaattataattctATGTATGATACTTGTAATAATAGTATAAATTTTGAAAAAGATCATGATGACAATTCGAGTGTGTCATCcaaaatgtattatttattaaaagataaagaaaaaaaaaaaaaaagtacaGAAGATCCGAATAGTCAAAATGATCATATGTATACTAGTAATacatacaaaaataataaatatgatcATCATTCATATCACTATGAAAAAAAGTATcatgaagaaaaaattagGAGAAAAGATAATAAAGGATTTGAAGGGGATAGTAAAAGATGTAGTGAATTAAACAAAAATCAGGAACATACATATAACACAGTACAAAAGAGAAATAATCaagattataataaaattcaTTATGATAAGTATGACAAATGTGACAAATATGAAAAGTATGgaaaatatgataaatatggaaaatatgaaaaatatggaaaatatgataaatatgaaaaatatgacagatacaataaatattacaaatataattacaatgatgaaaataaaaaaagaagttTTATGGTAGGAGacaatacatataaaaacCCAAGGAACAGTTTTcatgatgaagaaaaatattcacattatgaaaaaaacaCTATACATGATAGTAATGCAAGGATATATGAAAGAAGGAAAACAAGTATTTTtagtaataaatatgaaaaaccatattataaaaaaagtgtCGATGAAAAGGACAAAGATgattatcatatatataataatgatagaTATGTTGACAAATATGTTGACAAATATGATGACAAATATGATGACAAATATGATGACAAATATGATGACAAATATGATACATATGATGACAAATATGTTgacaaatataattataatgaagaGAATGAATCACATAGAGACGAagaattttattataaaaaaaataaagatcAGTATGAAAGAGAACATAAATATGTCcatcatcataataattataatccttataaaaaagagaaatatcatatatatacaaataaaaaacttataaacaaaaattattattcttatagAAATAGTCAAGATAAAGTtgatatacaaaataaaaatgaatatattaacaataatataaaatatagtaaaagaaaagattcagatttctttaaaaaaaattacagGAATTCATATAAGCATCATCCATAtgattataaatataatcaagaaacaaataataaataccAAGGACCCCACAAAAGGAAAAGTCACCTTTTTACAAAtgattaa